Part of the Ammospiza caudacuta isolate bAmmCau1 chromosome 3, bAmmCau1.pri, whole genome shotgun sequence genome, AATGGAGGACTCACAGTAGTAGTAACCATTTGGCTGCTTTTTTTTCAACATGGAGCAAAGATCAAAGCGGTGCAAGATCTCATCTCCAAAATAATGGTTTTTGAAATCTTCATACAGACTAGAGTCaatttttttcacctttaaaAGGCAACATAAAATTCAGTTAGGCATTCTACTCAGACACtgaattttcatatttaattcCTATAGTTTGCATTTTAACCATAAGTACAGTTAGTATGGAAAAGTACTTCAAGATGCAAAAGGAATACAGAAGTAATCATATGCCAAATCTTCTGTCTACTGcagaaaataacaataaaataaaagtgtCATTAGTCCTCCTTTCACCACTTCCTTTTCAGTCTTGTAGGAAACAAATAGACATACACAATGCTACAACTGCTTTGACTTCCAATGGTTTGCAACAGTGTTCATGGAATGTGTAACTGGAAATTATTCTTGCTGTTATCACTGGGCATAATGCTACAAGGAAGAATCTCAAATGGTCATCAAGGGCAGTTTTCTGAGTCATTAAAATCAGCCCACAGGAAAAAATGGCTGTATTTCTCTAGCACTAGACCTTTTTATCTCAGTATATCTAAAAACTTGCTGGGATTTATAATATTGGAATCATTATGCAGTTTTGCATATTTGAAGCAGAACATAATAAATATTCTATTAGGctattttcagaaaacattatttcagtAGTTAAGAGTTATGAGGTCCTCAATCCATTGCATtgtcaataaaaatatatgaTCTCTGTAAGAATCCAGTATTTTCTCCTTCAATCTACCTCCCAATAATGCTGTTTGCTATTTAAATATCATTATTCCGTGCTAAGGAATATTAGGAGCCTCTAGCAGCTCCAGCCCCTACTGGTGTGTTCCCTagtgcctggctgctggagTCCAGTCCAGCATGTGGGAGCCTCAGTCTTTGATGGATGTACCTGCTGCTTTTACCTCTAGAGACACATACCCCTGCTCAAAGGACATGGATGCCACTGCCTTCACCAGCACCTGCACATGGGGATCACAGGAGACACAAGTGCAGGTCACTCCTGGCAGGGACCAAAGGACTTTCTCTCCGTGTTCACGTTTGTGCATTCCTGAAGCATAGTCATGGCCCCTCTGTCTCCCAGCACCCTTGCCCAGATTGCCAGCCTCTCACTGAGCCCACAGGTCTCCCACTTGCTGCTGGCCCAGCTTGAGGTTTGGCAGTGAACACCTGCACTGCCACACGCACAGTTTGGGGAGGATACAGACATTTGGCCCTGGCAATCAGCTGCACAGGTGCGCCCACCAGCCTCATTTTAAACAAGACTGGCCCCTTTTGCAGCCTGCACCGTCCCCTcctcttttgtgtttttccccAACTTCTCCCCCTACACACGCCCCCTGCATTTGCACAGTCAACCTGCCAACCTCCTGGACCCTCAGCTTTacatccccagcagctgcaaagtCCTGGTTTGCCTGTGGTTTCTCGGCAGCTCATCAATGTGAAAAGTAAAGTCTACTTTAGAGAAGGTCAAATGTCTTTTAATTTCCTTAATCCCTGAAATGATGACATCTAGTGGTGGATGCTTTTCATTTCAAGAAATGGAACTTTCGGGAGTCTAAATCTCTGTGGAAGTCTACATTTATTCCATCCTCACATATTCTATGGCTAGACTACTCCTTATGTGCTAAAGTTATTCTGACACTAAATCATCATTCCTTGCTTTTTGGCTGACAGTTCTAGGAAATTCAGTTAGACATCAATTAGTAATAAAAAGTGTTCTCAGCGAGGAGAACACTTGTCAAAATGTGAAGCCCTGAGTTCTTctggaatgaaatgaaataaacataaaaatgaCAACTTCATGCtccaataaaaaaataacatttacaAGAGATTGGGAGGTTGCTTGTCTAAGACGGGTTGCTAAGGTATGAATCAAATGTTGAAAGCTCAGGAATTGAGTTGTGCTTGTGATGCACTACTGAAAGGTATTTGGAAAAGCAGCCATGGGAAAACTATGATATTTTTAGTAACTGGAACAATTCCTGGAGTGCAGCTTGCAGTGAGATGTGAAAGGATGAAGCAACGCAGGCGCATGGGAAGGTCACGGCTCATTTCTTAACTGAAAGAGTCTGAAGCAGTAGAGATGCAAGAGAAAAGTTGTTACCACATGGGAATAGTACAGATGCTGAGAAGTTGTAATGGGGGAGGGTGAAAAACAAGAGTACTCGAAGCATTTGGTgctggaaggggaggaggaagactGCCTCTCGAGGAAGCACTTAATGGATGATGCCTGTAAAGGACACGGCTGAGTAGCATGGGCCTGGAGAGGCATGGCACTTGCAGGACTGCCAGAGCACCAGGAGAATGCTTTTGGCAGCCCTGCAATGTCTGGTTTTCCTGCCCGTGTATCTGGGAAGGTGCAGCCAGCTATCCCAGCAGTTGAACCCCATGCAGTCCCAGTAGCTACTGCCACAGTAAGCCTTGGGACCGGGGGCAGGAAGGCTCCAGGGGTGACAGCGCAGGCAGCAGGGACGCAGGCAGCTCGGGGCTCCGTGTGCCAGagcccacagcccagcacagcactgggtGCTCCTCCAAGCGGGGCCCGCCGGCGGCCCGAGGGTCACTCCCTGCAGCGCGTCCCCCCCCGCCAGCCGGGACAGGGCCGGGCCAGGGCCGCTGTGGGCGCGGCCCGGCGGCAGAGGCGGGTTCGGGCCCCTGACGGGCCCTCACGACGGAGCGCCGAGAGGAaggcaaagggaaaagaaacagcaCAACGCCTTTGGGCTGCAGGGAGGCGCAGCCCCTGAGACGAGCTGCCCGTCTGTGTGAGGAGGGTGAGTAGCGAGCAGAGAAGTGGGAGAGGATTGGAAGTGAGGTGCTGACAGGATTGGTATGTCCGTAATGCTGCAGCATAAATATGGGGATGCGACCCTGAAATGagggccaggctgtggggctgcactgctgagaGAAGCCACGGTCAGTGCAGGTGCGTGTCACGAACTTCTGAGGGAGGGTGATTTTGTGCATGGATATACACATCCGTGCATGTTACTGTAGTTATGGGTACTTGGGTCTACatagacttaaaaaaaaataaaggatacaAAGAAAAACTATAAAACTATTGCTGGTAGTTAGCTCTGTTACTCCTTCCTTGGAAGTGGCTGTAGTTACTGGCCGTGTCGCTTGAACATTTGTAGTTAATTCCTGGTAGCATCTTAAATTCTCCAGGGTTGGAAAAGTGACTGTTAACTTCCTGTTGTCAATTAAAGTTACTTCTCAGGACCTTTTGCATGAGTTGTGAATAAAAATACCTCTTGCCAACAGATGAGTGCCACATCAGCCACGAGCTGTGTCTTGCCACCGGCACTTGGGCCTGAGCAAGAGGAGCAAGAGAGCTCGGAGACACATATGTCTGTTCTGTGGTATGCAGGGCAGCTTGCAATTACTTACTATGATACAGAAGACTGCTCAGTCTACTTCATGCCTGACATACCTGATAATGAAGACCTCAAGCTACTGCAAAAAGTGATTGGGGAACTTAACCCTCAATGCATAGTGACCAGTGCAAAACAGGACCAGAATATTGCTAAATTCCTGACCAACCTAACAGCTACTGCAGGTGATAAAGACAtaggaaaaccagaaattgtCTTGTTTCCCAACATAGATTTTGGTCTAGAAGTCAGCAAGCAACGGATCCTGTCTAGGCAATTTCCATTTATTCCATCTCATATGACTGCCACAGAGAAAATTCTCTATTTGTCCTCAATCATCCCTTTTGAGAGTCCACTCATGATACGAGCCTTAGGGGGGCTTCTTAAGTTTCTAGACAGAAGAAGGGTTGGAGTTGAACTCGAAGACAGCAGTATAACAGTTCCtattttggcttttaaaaaatttgtgcTGTCAGATACTGTGAATATGGACCAAGACACTTACTGTGTCCTTCAGATATTTAAAAGTGATATCCATCCTTCTGTGTACAAGCTATCCAGTGGACTAAAAGAAGGATTTAGCTTATTTGGAATTTTAAACCGTTGCAGATGCAAATGGGGAGAAAAACTGCTGAGGTTGTGGCTCACACGACCTACCCGGAACCTGACAGAGCTGAACAAACGGCTGGATGTTATCAACTTCTTCCTGCTAGCTCAGAACCATGAAACAGTCCTCACTCTTCAAAACTGCCTcaagaatattaaaaatgtgCCTCTTATTTTAAAGAGAATGACTCTTTCCAACACAAAAGTTAGTGACTGGCAAGCACTGTATAAGACAGCGTACAATGCAGTGTGCCTTAGAGACACGTGTCGTTCTCTGCCCAACACTATTGAACTTTTTCAGACTATTTCACATGTCTTCACTGATGACCTGCGCTACATTGCTAACCTGATCAGCAAAGTGGTAGACTTTGAAGGCAGCCTCTCCGAGAACCGCTTCACTGTTAGACCCAATGTAGATGCCACGATTGATGAGAAGAAACGAAAGCTGATGGGACTGTCAGACTTCCTTACAGAAGTGGCACGAAAAGAACTGGAGACTTTGGACAATCAAATTCCCTCCTGTGCTGTCATCTACATTCCTTTGATTGGGTTCCTCCTCTCCATTCCACGCCTGCCAAATATGGTGGATAAGACTGACTTCGAAATTGAAGGCTTGGACTTCATGTTCTTGTCAGAGGATAAACTGCACTACAGAAGTGCCCGGACCAAGGAGCTAGACAGCCTGCTGGGTGACTTGCACTGTGAGATCAGAGACCAGGAAACACTcatcatgcaccagctgcagacAAGGATCCTGGAGAAGTCTGAAGTACTTAACAGCGTGATTGAGTACACTGCACACCTGGATGTGCTGCTAGCCTTGGCAGCGACGGCCCGGGAGAACGGCTATTGCCGGCCCCGCTTTACTCACCGCCACGGCTTCCACATCAAGGATGGGAGACATCCCCTCATGGAGCTATGTGCAAAGACTTTCGTGGCCAATCCTGTGGACAGCGGTGAGGCTACCAGACGAATAAAGATCATCACAGGGCCCAACTCCTCTGGAAAGAGTGTTTACTTAAAGCAGGTAGGTCTTATAGTGTACATGGCTCTCATCGGCAGTTACgtccctgcagcagaggcagagattGGAGTAATTGATGGGATTTACACAAGAATCCACAGTAGGGAATCAGTTTCTGTAGGGCTCTCCACATTCATGATTGATCTTAACCAGGTTGCCAAGGCTGTAAACAATGCCACAGAGAGGTCCCTGGTACTTATTGATGAGTTTGGTAAAGGCACCAATACATTGGATGGCCTGTCCCTTCTGGCTGCTGTCCTGAGGTACTGGATCAGACAAGGAacacagtgtccccaggtcTTTGTCTCCACTAATTTTCACAGTTTAATGCAGCTAGAACTCCTGCCTGACACACCTCTTCTGGAGTACCTGACCATGGAGACCCATCAGGATGGAGAGGAGTTGGTATTTTTCTACCAGATCAAACAGGGCATGTCCACCATTAGTCGTGCTGCCAATATTGCTGCATTAGCAGGAATGCCAGCCAAAATCATTGAAAGAGGAGTGGAAGTATCAGAACTGATTCGCAATGGAAAACCAATCAAACGTCTTGATCATCCTTCAAAATGTGATAGGATGGAAAAATGCAAGTCTGTTGTGGAAAAGTTTCTTTCCATAGACCTTGACGATCCCCAGGTGGACTTGGAAGAGTTCATGTCTAAAGAGATCTTGCCTTCTGCAGCCTCAGTCCTGTAGCAAGGCTTTGTGTAAATACATAGACTGCACCATATCTACCATGGAGAGTCTGggactttaaaaaattatcacTATGACATGACACCTCACAGGACATTTAGCTTGTAACAAAACTGTAGCTAtgtcctttcttcttcttcttgtttaAACCAAGTACTTACATATCCCTGCAATATGGTGCCTCACATGAGTCTATGAATAGGAAGAATTTTAAGAACCTTTTACAGCTGTTGGGTCACTCAGTTTGTCAATTTTCTGTCCCTGTTGCTGGAacttcagattaaaaaaatatactcCAGAAAAATCACAACACATTTCTACTGGACTTAGAAGACTATGAAAGGAACGTGTTTATTGTTTCATATTGTGCCAAAGTGATGGTTTCAGCCATTTTAGGATCAGCATAAAAGATTCCAAATAAATATGTGGCTCAGACTCTTGTGCCAACAATTAACACTTGTCACAATACAAACCACTGACATAGAGGCAATGCAGAGGGATTTAATGGCTCTGTAGCTTTTCTTAAACCAGCTTTTCTGTCCAAATGCCAGAGATCCCCGAGGTTAGTTATAAAAAGAATGCTGGTGGTCAGATTCAGTGGGGACTGATAAATAGAAGTACCTTAGTTTTACTGAGAACTGTTCTCTTCTTTAAGGTTCTGTATGATACAGTTGTATCATGCATATTACGTGTCTATGCCTCATGGGtataaatgcaaaaatacaaatctaggaatttaggagaaaaattcacattttctgttccattttcTATTATTAACATTTGAGGATTAATACCACAAAGGGAGGATTCCCTTTCACTTCTCTTGTCATGTGAAGGATCTTTACTGAACACATTATTTTATGTATACATATACAAGAAAAAATAGGAGCACACTATACCTCCTGTTTTTAGGGAAGTGTTCGGTGGCACATCTAATCTGAGAAATATCCGACTATGCATGAAGAACAAGTTGGTCCCACTTCTGAGTAGGTAAATAAGTCCTTTAATTTGAGAAGCTGAAGGGGATACAGTTAACCAGATAGTTCTTTCCTAATCAACTTTATTTCACACCTCCATCCTTTATTATCTGTTTCCAAGTTTTTTAGATTTACCATTGTTAGCTTAATGATATGCCTTCAAAGTGAAAACCTGATTGCTTGAGATCTTTACTAGTTCTGAATTCTCAAACTCTGCTTtgtaaatacaatttttaactCTGGAAAAGTTAAAATCTCTACAGAATATATACATATCAAAATTACTACAGTTATATTAAGGTttaaaaaccagatttttttccccccaaaataaaacttTGGTGGAATTTGGATGTCAATGAGAGGAGGGCGACTTAACAGAATATTGTTGCAAATAAGGAAgcttacatttaaaaaataaattaatacagTTATATAAAGCTACGGCTGAGAACTATACTCAACCACTTCAGTACTATTTGCTCTTTTATAAGCTTGCTCATGTAACCTTCATCCACTTcccttttcttgcttttcagaTTGTTGTAAGATCTGAAAATGCAATTAGACATTGTATTCAAATGTACTGCCAAATAAGTATTCCTTTTAtgatacatattttttttactgttttctgtAAATGCATTAAACTATCTAAGTACAGGAacacaatgaaagaaaaaaatatagtaAAGACTTATGCTTATGCCTCACACTGAATTGACAGAGAAAAATGTACAGATTTTTAATACATAGTATCTTTCTATGCAGTAGATCATATGCATTAATCCAGCATTATAGAGGGCTCAGGAAGATGATTTGGAATGACATTGACCTGGTTCTGTCAGCAGCAGTAAATATCAGAACACAGAAAGGATGTATCCTGGCTAATATTTCATGGAAAGTAGATAAATGTAAATGAAACAACCAGCCAgccaaaaaacagaaaaaatacagaatagcaaaaatcccaccctgatTGTCTCAGATCTTTTAACCAGTTAGATCACTGCACAGCTGATATTCTAGAAGATCAACTCTCATTTCAAGCAAAAGCTTCTGTGagtttaaaaatttaatatctATCATATACCACCTGCATCCTGTGGCTAAGTTGTTATTTCTATTTCAGAACAAGTACACATATGCTCAAATTTTCTTGATGTATCTCAAATCTCACTATCTTATTTCTACTTATTTCAAAATACTACTTAATTAAAATGTGCACCCTCAGCATTTTTAGAGATATTTCTAATTAAACTTTAAAGTTTAATTATTAACTTTAACCCACTATAAAGGAAAAATCAACTTAAAAGATTAGTTCTATGTACTTTAATtcttacttaaaatattttttctgaaaattattttcctagtTAATGTTAAAGAAACACATAAGACATTCTACACAATGTCAGTAAAAAAATGTACGGACATATACCTTGTGTTAAATAATACAGTACTACAGTTAAATTagtatgaaataaaaaataggtACACTAGTATTGCTTCTATATATTTTAACCACAGTTATATCCTATTTTCATGTATTCATGTATTTtgtcaaaaaaccccaaataaacagGCAGGAAATAACTGCTGGCAAGAGAGAATATAGAagatatattaaattatattatatacatttatTAATATAGTTTTTCCTCATTACTCTGAAATTCACCAAAGCGTATTCAGTAGGGAACTAACTGCCTACTGTGCATAATCCAAACAGAAATTCTACTGTTTATTTGCTCATTTTCTCCTATACAGTAACAAAACTCAGCAAACAAATTGCCTGCATACAATCGACCCCCTAATGGGAGTTCTGCAACTTTGAACAAGTACTTTTATCCTTCGGTCTCGCCTAATTTCCCAGCAGAAAACAGACCATGATATTACTGCTCCGAGAATATCAAGAGTGGTAAATTACAGGACAGGACTGTTTATACGGCACATACAttgattatttctttaaaaacccAGCATTAGTCTTACCTCTTCAGCTGGTTATAGCATAGCAAATATGATGCTACAGCATAAACAACATTGTCCATCTCCACATTAAACTCTCTGGATTGCTGCTGAGATATGTGAAATGTGAGCTCACCTGCTTACGTAGCTCTGTTGATTTTGACAACTTCATGAAGGTCAGATGTGGTTTAAAAGCCCTTTCTTCTCCTGCCATGATCCCCTTTTCTTGAAATATCTTTTTCATAGTTTCTGACAGGAGGAGAAAATtgcataaatacataaattacaTAACATAATGCTTAAAATGTGCTTTCAAATGTAATGCTAGTCACAGGTTCTTCACGTGAAAGAAACAAGATGGTAAGTACTAAAAGGCAGGAAGATTTCTACTTAATTTCAAAGGTACATATTATTTCTTCAGAGCTTTATATTATTTCATGTGAACATGGATATATTTCATGTGAAATATTTGCAGTTAAATAATGGCAATTAGAAAGCTGTTGATGCAGTCTGATTTTGCTATCAAAATAGAAACTCAACATTAGTACTGTTCAGAAGTCACTCTCACTGGAAGTGTGGGAAACTTCAGGAAAACTGAGTGTGTAACAGAATTCTCAACTCAGAACCAGTATTCTGTGGTAATTCTATTACCTCTATTTGTGTAAACTCAGACCAAAGGAAATTTGGAAGTGAAAGCTCTAAGTTTTGGCACTGGATTTACATGCCAGCATTAGAGAACATAATAGGTGTGCTGATGATTTTTGCTTGGGTTTTAAACGTTCACTGTTGCCTTCTGAGCTAATTTCCTACTTTGAATGTTCTTTTTCCTACTTTTATCTGTTTAAAGTCTAGGTCAAAACAACTCAACAATACTGACCTAGTTTACTATTTTTCAACTCATCTGCCCAATGTAATGTTTAATGTCTTGGAAATAAATTTCAGTGCAACTTCTGAATTGTGTTCCATGGTTTTATTTAGATTAAATACTTTCAACATAAaaaatttctgtttgaaaaaaGGTTTcgataaaattgaaaaaatctATGGTAAAAATAATACTGGGAAATAGAGTATTTCTATtgctgaaaaagagaaaaaccttaagctttttatttctttgcaagTACAACTTCCAGTTTTTCACCAGGTGTAGGTCTAGCTCACTTATACAatcaaactaaaataaaaataggggGCAAATTATCAATCTTATCACATAGATTTAATCAGCCCCTAACAAAACAATGTATGttcatttaaatatattaatttttttgcctGATAGTTCAACAGTCCTTTTTCTGATACCTGGAAGAACATCACACTGGGAAGCAAACAACACAAGTACAGCTGACCTACTTGTATTATTTTACGTTTTGTCTGTCAGAGACACTTCTAAATTTACACTAAATCCCCACTGAGCTTTTTGGCTCCTGTATCTATTCTCTGAACAGCACAATTTGGGGACCCATTGATGTTGATATTCCAGCAAAGGGTAAATCTTATCAGACCCAGGTTTACATTACCATGTGATGTTCTGACTCGGTCTTGTGCATAGcagtctttttttcctcctctgaaaacttctttttttttctgccatcaCATCTTAGGCCATGCAGTCTTATCTGACACTCTGCAATTAGAATCTGTGCTGATGAAGATCTGCACCTCTCCAGGTATCCCCTCCTAACTCTGGGAAGAGCTTAGTATCAGAGCAGAGGTTTGCCAATGTGCCTCTGATCCAGGGATGAACCCAGGGATGTCAGCAGGGCAGACTGATCAGACAGTGCTGTGACTGTGTGGGAATTGGGTGGGACAGCTGGGCACCTGCACTTTATCCTGCTGAACAGAACCACTGGCCTGCCTGTCTTTGTTCTGTGTGAAATAGCTTTGTTTGGTATCTCTTTGATTTACCCTTCCAAAATCCTCTTTCGTATCTGGCAATTCTAATCaagaaaaaacaatgaaaacctGGGTCAGAAGAGAACGGCACGTAGAGAGAGATACTGCAGTTTTAA contains:
- the MSH5 gene encoding mutS protein homolog 5, producing MSATSATSCVLPPALGPEQEEQESSETHMSVLWYAGQLAITYYDTEDCSVYFMPDIPDNEDLKLLQKVIGELNPQCIVTSAKQDQNIAKFLTNLTATAGDKDIGKPEIVLFPNIDFGLEVSKQRILSRQFPFIPSHMTATEKILYLSSIIPFESPLMIRALGGLLKFLDRRRVGVELEDSSITVPILAFKKFVLSDTVNMDQDTYCVLQIFKSDIHPSVYKLSSGLKEGFSLFGILNRCRCKWGEKLLRLWLTRPTRNLTELNKRLDVINFFLLAQNHETVLTLQNCLKNIKNVPLILKRMTLSNTKVSDWQALYKTAYNAVCLRDTCRSLPNTIELFQTISHVFTDDLRYIANLISKVVDFEGSLSENRFTVRPNVDATIDEKKRKLMGLSDFLTEVARKELETLDNQIPSCAVIYIPLIGFLLSIPRLPNMVDKTDFEIEGLDFMFLSEDKLHYRSARTKELDSLLGDLHCEIRDQETLIMHQLQTRILEKSEVLNSVIEYTAHLDVLLALAATARENGYCRPRFTHRHGFHIKDGRHPLMELCAKTFVANPVDSGEATRRIKIITGPNSSGKSVYLKQVGLIVYMALIGSYVPAAEAEIGVIDGIYTRIHSRESVSVGLSTFMIDLNQVAKAVNNATERSLVLIDEFGKGTNTLDGLSLLAAVLRYWIRQGTQCPQVFVSTNFHSLMQLELLPDTPLLEYLTMETHQDGEELVFFYQIKQGMSTISRAANIAALAGMPAKIIERGVEVSELIRNGKPIKRLDHPSKCDRMEKCKSVVEKFLSIDLDDPQVDLEEFMSKEILPSAASVL